A single region of the Chitinophaga niabensis genome encodes:
- a CDS encoding MFS transporter → METVLEGEEKKVAQNLAEKTVFSVLLALSFTHLLNDTIQSIIPAIYPMVKDSLHLSFSQVGLITLTFQLSASILQPLVGMYTDKRPQPYSLAIGMTFTLMGLLCLAFVHSFPMVLVSVALIGIGSAVFHPEASRLAYMASGGQHGMAQSLFQVGGNTGSSLGPLLAAAIIVPLGQTHIAWFSIVALIAIVVMLRISKWYLNNTHRIKPKKAKLQVETIKLSKGRVIFALFILMILIFSKYFYMASLTSYYTFYLIDKFNVSVQSAQVYLFIFLFAIAAGTFIGGPVGDRIGRKYVIWISILGVAPFALLMPHANLFWTAILSVFIGVILSSAFSAILVYAQELVPGKVGMIAGLFFGFAFGMAGVGSALLGQLADRTSINYVYQVCAYLPLIGLLTGFLPNIERKKKA, encoded by the coding sequence ATGGAAACTGTACTTGAAGGCGAAGAGAAAAAGGTGGCGCAGAACCTGGCCGAAAAAACTGTATTCTCGGTATTGCTGGCCCTTAGCTTTACACATCTGCTGAACGACACTATTCAATCTATCATTCCTGCCATTTACCCAATGGTAAAGGATTCCCTGCATCTAAGCTTCTCGCAGGTGGGGTTGATCACCTTAACCTTCCAACTCTCTGCATCTATTCTGCAGCCACTGGTTGGGATGTATACAGACAAAAGGCCGCAGCCCTATTCACTGGCCATTGGTATGACTTTCACACTGATGGGACTATTATGCCTTGCTTTTGTGCACAGCTTCCCCATGGTATTGGTTTCCGTAGCATTGATCGGGATCGGCTCAGCGGTTTTTCATCCTGAAGCATCCCGCCTGGCTTACATGGCTTCCGGCGGCCAGCATGGCATGGCACAATCTTTATTCCAGGTGGGTGGCAACACAGGTAGTTCCCTCGGCCCACTATTGGCTGCTGCAATCATTGTGCCCCTGGGGCAAACGCACATTGCCTGGTTTTCCATTGTAGCGCTGATAGCCATTGTAGTAATGCTCCGTATCAGTAAATGGTACCTCAACAATACCCATCGCATCAAACCTAAGAAAGCAAAGCTACAGGTAGAAACCATCAAATTATCGAAAGGCAGAGTGATCTTTGCGCTGTTCATCCTCATGATCCTGATCTTCTCCAAATACTTCTACATGGCGAGCCTTACCAGCTATTATACTTTCTACCTGATCGATAAATTCAACGTATCCGTGCAAAGCGCACAGGTATACCTGTTCATCTTCCTGTTTGCCATTGCAGCCGGGACCTTCATCGGAGGGCCTGTGGGAGACCGCATCGGCAGAAAGTATGTGATCTGGATCTCCATCCTCGGCGTTGCACCTTTTGCATTATTAATGCCACACGCTAATCTTTTCTGGACGGCCATCCTTAGTGTGTTTATCGGTGTGATCCTTTCTTCTGCATTCTCCGCCATCCTTGTATATGCACAGGAACTGGTGCCGGGGAAAGTAGGTATGATTGCCGGTTTGTTCTTCGGATTTGCCTTTGGTATGGCAGGTGTGGGATCTGCACTGCTTGGACAATTAGCAGACCGTACCAGTATCAATTATGTATACCAGGTATGTGCATACCTTCCGTTAATAGGATTATTAACAGGCTTCCTGCCCAATATTGAAAGAAAGAAAAAAGCTTAA
- a CDS encoding SusC/RagA family TonB-linked outer membrane protein — MKSVNKKVWLLLIGFLLSATSWGQVKKISGKVTGSEDKQPLPGVTVIVKGTNKGTQANANGEFIIEAAPADILVIRFTGFLPQEVPVGNVSSFNILLQPDVAKLNEVVVVGYGQQSRSTLTSSVSRVDENVLKSVPRTNLGSALQGTAPGLRVQQNTGQPGATPTIVFRGGTNYNGSGSPLIVLDGVIVPSLFGINTEDVESIDVLKDAASAAIYGARASNGVILVTTKKGKKGRSQVTYSYRAAKNFIRRNPMELLSAEDYIIWNRRGLASRYEAAVADNLTAEQTNTKNQLTGAWGWGLNSGWAAPDGKYSTQQVNNTNRSLINDPKWNLLVDKNPFVAGQMDSILYRSISQKELEDLILQESTLQEHYVNFSGGNDQGNFALGLGGINDVGMVIGSQLSRMNLNFNGGLNVSKDFKIALNLSGYSVKTQPSYLTADNDGGITGGLIQRFGAIAPTVRLTHDITNAQLPGVDGGTLGNPKYFQDKFSNKQKEQRFSGAINLEYSLTPDLKILGTASGFIRDFLSESFNKAYINGTGGAAINTRNASFQNIKLQQYSYNGFLQYAKSFSKHDISAMAGGEFFDSRQYSYAASANNAATDYIPWLSASTAAVGIPSSGFTSWQRLASAIGRINYSYDNRYLLNVNIRYDGTSKLTDNRYGFFSGISAGWNLHNESFFQHSGISKYISTLKPRISYGSNGSIDPLGDFATVPVYGSTGIYNGNPGFATGSIFNSGLKWERANSLNFGLDVGLFNNRITLIGDYFIRNIFDKITTLNIPAWTGFTAYTTNLGQLQNKGIELEIKANVLRPQTADGLSLDIAANFFHVKNFAKKLPDNGLERNRQSTIQIWDPGSKQLIQVGGLQEGYRIGLEDEIYAPIYDGIYKTQEEINKKANLWNTFLPYTNKRIKLLGDARWRDVDGNDTLDTRDYVFVGRVKPTVQGGFSLAAAWKGFNLFAQFDYSLGFIILNQTYLRGMSQVQGSQNGPADIKSTWAPDNPNGTLPRYYWANYGRNYFMDAGGSTTAPANFWEKGNYLAVRELTLAYTLPAGMLKNATNNKIKGLKVSVTGSNLVYFTKYSGTFPEVGGNDAGRFPLPKTLTFGASVNF; from the coding sequence ATGAAATCAGTAAACAAGAAAGTATGGCTTCTGCTTATTGGCTTTCTTCTCTCGGCTACCTCCTGGGGCCAGGTTAAAAAGATCTCCGGGAAAGTGACCGGTTCTGAAGACAAACAACCACTTCCCGGCGTAACTGTTATTGTAAAGGGAACCAACAAAGGAACACAGGCCAATGCCAACGGCGAGTTTATCATAGAAGCTGCTCCTGCCGACATACTGGTGATCCGCTTTACGGGTTTTCTCCCACAGGAAGTACCTGTAGGAAATGTTTCCTCATTCAACATCCTTTTGCAACCGGATGTCGCTAAGCTGAATGAAGTAGTAGTGGTAGGTTATGGCCAGCAAAGCCGTAGTACACTAACCTCCTCTGTTTCAAGAGTAGATGAAAATGTGTTGAAATCTGTTCCCCGTACCAATCTTGGCAGTGCACTGCAAGGAACCGCTCCCGGTTTGCGCGTACAGCAAAATACCGGGCAACCCGGTGCTACACCTACTATTGTATTTCGTGGAGGTACCAACTACAATGGTTCCGGCTCACCACTCATTGTACTGGATGGTGTAATTGTTCCCTCTCTATTTGGCATCAATACAGAAGATGTAGAAAGTATTGATGTGCTGAAAGATGCCGCGTCTGCTGCTATTTATGGCGCACGTGCCTCCAATGGAGTGATCCTCGTTACCACTAAAAAAGGAAAGAAAGGCCGCTCACAGGTAACATACAGCTACCGTGCAGCTAAAAACTTCATCCGAAGGAATCCAATGGAACTATTATCGGCGGAAGATTACATCATATGGAACAGGCGTGGCCTCGCCAGCAGGTACGAAGCAGCTGTGGCAGACAACCTCACGGCTGAACAAACCAATACAAAAAATCAATTGACGGGTGCATGGGGTTGGGGCCTCAATTCCGGCTGGGCTGCACCGGATGGTAAATACTCCACGCAACAGGTGAACAACACGAACCGTAGCCTGATCAATGATCCTAAATGGAATTTGCTGGTAGACAAAAATCCCTTCGTGGCAGGGCAAATGGATAGCATCCTGTATCGTTCCATTTCACAAAAAGAATTAGAGGACCTGATCCTGCAGGAAAGTACCTTACAGGAACATTATGTAAATTTTTCAGGTGGCAACGACCAGGGAAACTTTGCACTGGGCCTTGGCGGTATTAATGATGTAGGCATGGTGATCGGATCTCAGCTCAGCAGGATGAACCTCAATTTCAACGGAGGCTTGAACGTAAGCAAAGATTTTAAGATCGCCCTGAACTTATCCGGCTACAGTGTAAAAACACAACCCTCTTATCTTACCGCTGATAATGACGGAGGTATCACTGGTGGACTGATACAGCGTTTCGGAGCTATTGCGCCTACTGTAAGATTAACACATGATATCACCAATGCACAATTGCCTGGCGTGGATGGTGGCACATTAGGAAATCCTAAATACTTTCAGGACAAATTCAGTAACAAGCAAAAAGAACAACGTTTCTCCGGTGCCATCAACCTGGAATATAGTCTTACCCCTGACCTCAAAATATTGGGCACAGCTTCCGGATTTATCAGGGACTTCCTGTCTGAATCATTCAATAAAGCATACATCAACGGCACAGGTGGCGCAGCAATAAATACCCGGAATGCGTCCTTTCAGAATATAAAATTGCAGCAATACTCCTACAATGGCTTCCTGCAATACGCAAAAAGCTTTTCTAAACATGATATCTCTGCCATGGCGGGTGGAGAATTCTTTGATTCCCGCCAGTATTCATATGCGGCAAGTGCCAATAACGCAGCTACAGATTATATTCCCTGGTTATCTGCTTCTACTGCGGCAGTGGGTATCCCCAGTTCAGGATTCACCAGCTGGCAAAGGCTCGCTTCTGCCATTGGCAGGATCAATTACAGCTATGATAACAGATATCTCCTGAATGTAAATATTCGATACGACGGTACTTCCAAACTAACGGATAACCGCTATGGGTTCTTTTCTGGTATTTCCGCAGGATGGAATCTGCACAACGAGTCTTTCTTCCAGCATTCCGGTATCAGTAAATATATTTCTACACTTAAACCCCGTATCAGTTATGGTTCCAATGGCAGCATTGATCCACTGGGTGATTTTGCCACAGTTCCTGTTTACGGCAGCACCGGGATTTACAATGGTAACCCGGGATTTGCTACCGGCAGTATCTTCAATTCAGGCCTGAAATGGGAAAGAGCCAACTCCCTGAACTTTGGCCTGGATGTAGGATTATTTAACAACCGCATCACATTGATAGGAGATTATTTTATCCGGAATATATTCGACAAGATCACTACGCTTAATATTCCTGCCTGGACGGGTTTTACGGCTTACACTACTAACCTGGGCCAGTTGCAGAACAAAGGCATTGAACTTGAAATTAAAGCCAATGTACTCAGACCGCAAACTGCAGATGGCCTTAGCCTGGATATTGCGGCCAACTTCTTCCATGTAAAGAACTTTGCTAAAAAACTGCCTGATAACGGGTTGGAAAGGAATCGCCAAAGCACCATCCAGATCTGGGACCCGGGCAGTAAGCAACTCATCCAGGTGGGTGGTTTACAGGAAGGGTACCGCATCGGCCTGGAAGATGAGATCTATGCACCCATCTATGATGGTATCTACAAAACGCAGGAAGAGATCAATAAAAAAGCTAACCTCTGGAACACTTTCCTCCCGTATACCAACAAGCGCATTAAACTATTGGGGGATGCACGCTGGAGAGATGTGGATGGCAATGATACGTTGGACACCCGCGATTATGTTTTTGTAGGAAGAGTAAAACCTACTGTACAAGGTGGCTTTTCATTAGCCGCTGCATGGAAAGGATTTAACCTGTTTGCACAGTTCGATTATTCACTCGGCTTTATTATCCTGAACCAAACCTATCTGCGGGGTATGTCGCAGGTACAAGGTTCTCAAAACGGGCCGGCTGATATTAAGAGCACCTGGGCCCCGGACAATCCGAATGGCACGCTTCCACGTTATTATTGGGCTAACTATGGCCGTAATTATTTTATGGATGCAGGCGGCAGTACTACTGCACCCGCTAATTTCTGGGAAAAAGGAAACTATCTCGCTGTACGTGAACTTACACTGGCCTACACATTACCGGCAGGTATGTTAAAAAATGCCACCAACAATAAGATCAAAGGTTTAAAAGTATCCGTTACAGGTTCTAACCTGGTGTACTTCACTAAATACAGTGGCACATTCCCTGAAGTAGGTGGCAACGATGCCGGCCGCTTCCCACTTCCGAAAACGCTAACCTTTGGCGCATCTGTAAACTTCTAA
- a CDS encoding TonB-dependent receptor plug domain-containing protein — protein sequence MVNFFPHLRGCFSFSGKSFSVAGVVESGTLFPMKKILILLFTVGTAQAQDTNIRSLETVNITHQLYKKQDDVIDIKKVANPITIIDKRTIRMMGSRRLDEVLREQTGMAMVNDLGSGNRSLGIQMQGFSSEYILILINGQPMTGRFNGNFDLSRISVSDIERIEVIKGAASSLYGSEAMGGVINIITKQTVIDPQATASLFYGTYNTMDATLQGEAPFTRGSVNISGNYYRTDGFNVNTEYLKEGQTSPPYHSINLQGRGHYKLSDKSSLYLSSRLADRHSVMDRSYGAQPFSDLLDEKDFNTALSLNTNLNNGWRLLGRYYITHYKTEQAVHIVETGKELQRNVFSQVINRLELQAAKDLLPEKLSFTGGLGGDHQQMIYSMYNYFGYAQLNYNPGPVYSFIAGLRYDGNNLYGGKLNPSLGATWSPAAWVKIKTSLGKGFKSPTYAQMYQVFTNITQGYTVIGANNFEEKIEELQKAGLVQQVWVNATGIRDLQPETSTSLNFGARFSFAKTAELDINGFYNKIDNLINTEQVGISKNGQQIFSYFNLKDIYTTGVEAGFKYSPLKRLVLSAGYQYLIAKNRAIIDNIGHTTVRTPEGIRPARASDYFGLPNRSKHMFNVQAYYDYKPWGITASLRAGYRGKYGFLDIDNNGYIDQYDVFVKGYTLLNASIQKTLLRDILTLRLTADNITNHTDYLMPSQPGRMLMAGFIFNLRKNSVH from the coding sequence ATGGTAAATTTTTTTCCGCATCTGAGGGGCTGCTTCTCCTTCTCAGGTAAGTCTTTCTCCGTAGCAGGTGTGGTGGAAAGCGGAACTTTGTTCCCCATGAAAAAGATCTTGATACTGTTATTTACTGTTGGTACTGCACAAGCGCAAGACACCAATATAAGGTCTTTAGAAACAGTTAACATCACCCATCAGCTCTACAAAAAGCAGGATGATGTGATAGACATTAAAAAAGTAGCAAATCCTATCACCATCATTGATAAAAGAACTATCCGGATGATGGGCAGCCGCAGGCTGGATGAGGTGTTACGGGAGCAAACGGGCATGGCTATGGTAAATGACCTGGGATCAGGGAATCGTAGCCTGGGTATACAAATGCAGGGCTTCAGCTCTGAATATATCCTTATACTTATCAACGGCCAGCCCATGACAGGTCGTTTCAATGGTAACTTTGATCTCTCCCGCATCAGCGTATCAGATATAGAAAGGATAGAAGTGATCAAAGGTGCTGCCAGTAGTTTATATGGAAGTGAAGCCATGGGAGGCGTGATCAATATCATCACCAAACAAACCGTTATAGATCCGCAGGCTACCGCCAGTTTGTTCTATGGTACTTATAATACAATGGATGCCACCCTTCAGGGAGAAGCTCCTTTTACCCGTGGCTCCGTGAACATCTCCGGTAATTATTATAGAACAGATGGCTTCAACGTTAATACCGAATATTTAAAAGAAGGACAGACATCCCCCCCTTATCACAGCATCAACCTGCAAGGCCGCGGACATTATAAACTAAGTGATAAAAGTTCCCTCTATCTCAGCAGCAGACTGGCAGACAGGCATTCCGTAATGGACCGTTCCTATGGCGCCCAGCCTTTTTCCGATCTGCTGGACGAAAAGGATTTCAACACCGCCCTTTCGCTCAATACCAATTTAAATAACGGCTGGCGCTTATTGGGCCGTTACTATATCACGCATTATAAAACAGAACAAGCCGTACATATCGTTGAAACGGGAAAGGAACTACAGCGGAATGTTTTCTCTCAGGTGATCAACAGGCTGGAGCTACAGGCAGCGAAAGACCTGCTCCCTGAAAAACTCTCTTTTACCGGAGGGCTGGGCGGAGATCATCAGCAAATGATCTATAGCATGTATAATTACTTCGGTTATGCGCAACTGAATTATAATCCCGGGCCTGTCTATAGTTTCATTGCCGGGTTACGGTACGATGGAAATAATTTGTATGGCGGGAAGTTGAATCCAAGTCTTGGTGCCACCTGGTCTCCTGCTGCCTGGGTAAAGATCAAAACTTCTTTGGGCAAGGGGTTTAAATCTCCCACCTATGCGCAGATGTACCAGGTGTTCACCAATATCACACAAGGATATACCGTGATCGGAGCTAATAATTTTGAAGAGAAGATAGAAGAACTGCAAAAAGCAGGGCTCGTGCAACAGGTATGGGTCAATGCAACAGGCATACGTGATCTGCAACCGGAAACTTCCACTTCCCTCAATTTCGGCGCCAGATTCTCTTTTGCCAAAACAGCCGAGCTGGACATTAATGGCTTCTATAACAAGATCGACAACCTCATCAACACAGAACAGGTGGGGATCAGTAAAAACGGACAGCAGATCTTTTCTTATTTCAACCTGAAAGATATCTATACCACGGGGGTGGAAGCAGGTTTCAAATACAGCCCGCTGAAACGTTTAGTGCTGAGTGCAGGATATCAGTACCTCATAGCTAAAAACAGGGCTATTATTGATAACATTGGCCATACAACTGTAAGGACCCCTGAAGGTATCCGCCCTGCCCGTGCCAGTGATTATTTCGGATTGCCCAACAGAAGTAAGCACATGTTCAATGTACAGGCGTATTATGATTATAAGCCCTGGGGCATCACTGCTTCCCTGCGTGCAGGATACAGAGGCAAGTATGGCTTCCTGGATATTGACAATAACGGATACATAGATCAATACGATGTATTTGTGAAAGGATACACGCTTCTCAATGCCTCTATTCAGAAAACATTGCTCCGCGATATATTAACCCTCCGCCTCACCGCAGATAATATCACCAATCACACAGATTACCTGATGCCATCGCAACCAGGCAGGATGCTGATGGCCGGGTTTATTTTTAACCTGCGCAAAAATTCAGTACATTAG
- a CDS encoding CinA family protein produces MEFNDEKIRQIKDYLLQHQQTVAVAESVTAGLLQFALSGADDAIHFFQGGITTYNLGQKARQLHIEPIHAARCNCVDGKVAAEMAVHVTQLFSSHWGISLTGYATPVPESNQQVFAYYAIVQKDKVIASGKMQGGNGTAKEVQLYYVNSVLGAFLKLLG; encoded by the coding sequence ATGGAATTTAACGACGAAAAGATCAGGCAGATCAAAGACTACCTGTTGCAGCATCAACAAACCGTTGCTGTGGCGGAAAGTGTTACTGCAGGATTGTTGCAGTTTGCCCTCTCCGGAGCAGACGATGCCATTCATTTCTTTCAAGGTGGTATAACCACCTATAATCTTGGCCAGAAAGCAAGACAATTACATATTGAACCCATCCATGCCGCCCGTTGCAACTGTGTAGATGGGAAAGTAGCGGCTGAAATGGCCGTACATGTTACGCAGCTGTTTTCCAGCCACTGGGGTATTAGTCTTACAGGATATGCTACGCCGGTCCCGGAATCAAATCAGCAGGTGTTTGCTTATTATGCGATCGTGCAGAAAGATAAGGTGATCGCTTCCGGCAAAATGCAGGGAGGAAACGGTACGGCCAAGGAAGTACAGCTGTACTATGTGAATTCCGTATTGGGGGCATTTCTCAAACTATTGGGGTAA
- a CDS encoding FadR/GntR family transcriptional regulator encodes MMTTPITYVKRKNLADEVAGHLQQQICSGKYAIGQQLPTEPDLMAQFGVGRSTIREAVRLLVNAGLVRVQQGLGTFIISHQAMGEPLAQRFHRAHFQDLNEVRLLLEVKIAEKAALHRTKDDITQMKAFLKKRGEHAKAQNVDACMQADIDFHTSIAVASKNEIMVDLYKTIATHLKQSFRERYADTKPFLESQDLHKSLLQSIIDKDSAQALLWATRISTHAK; translated from the coding sequence ATGATGACTACACCCATAACATACGTAAAACGCAAAAACCTGGCGGACGAAGTAGCCGGCCACCTGCAACAGCAGATCTGCTCAGGCAAATATGCCATTGGCCAGCAACTCCCCACGGAACCTGATCTCATGGCCCAGTTTGGTGTAGGCCGCTCCACTATCCGTGAAGCAGTAAGGCTGCTGGTTAATGCCGGATTAGTAAGAGTGCAACAGGGCCTGGGCACTTTCATCATTTCTCACCAGGCCATGGGAGAACCCCTGGCCCAACGTTTTCACCGGGCCCACTTCCAGGACCTCAATGAAGTACGGCTGTTACTGGAAGTAAAGATTGCTGAGAAAGCAGCCCTCCACCGCACGAAAGACGACATCACGCAAATGAAGGCCTTCCTCAAAAAAAGGGGCGAACATGCAAAAGCACAGAACGTGGACGCCTGTATGCAGGCAGACATCGACTTCCATACCAGTATAGCCGTAGCATCCAAGAATGAGATCATGGTAGATCTCTATAAAACCATCGCTACGCACCTGAAACAATCTTTCCGTGAAAGGTATGCAGATACCAAACCTTTCCTGGAATCGCAGGACCTCCACAAGTCACTCCTGCAAAGCATTATAGACAAAGACTCCGCGCAAGCGCTCCTGTGGGCAACCCGCATCAGCACCCATGCGAAATGA
- a CDS encoding DUF6496 domain-containing protein yields the protein MKTKKNEVEYNLLDVLNVLIYKPIKKSIMAKYSKKAGDKVERAMHEMHEGKLRSGSKKGPKVTSRKQAIAIGLSEAREEGAKVPKKAAAKKATGKKATGKKATAKRATGKKATAKKATAKKATAKRATGKKAAAKKAAPKKAAAKRATAKKATTKKATAKRSTRKK from the coding sequence ATGAAAACTAAGAAAAATGAAGTGGAGTATAATTTGCTGGATGTTTTAAATGTACTTATTTATAAACCCATTAAAAAAAGTATCATGGCAAAGTATTCAAAAAAAGCAGGAGACAAGGTGGAAAGGGCCATGCATGAAATGCATGAAGGAAAGTTGAGGAGTGGCAGTAAGAAAGGCCCGAAAGTAACCAGCCGTAAACAGGCTATCGCGATCGGATTATCTGAAGCCAGGGAAGAAGGAGCGAAGGTTCCGAAGAAGGCTGCAGCGAAGAAAGCTACTGGTAAAAAAGCAACGGGTAAGAAAGCTACGGCAAAGAGAGCTACAGGTAAGAAAGCAACCGCGAAGAAAGCTACGGCCAAGAAAGCTACAGCTAAAAGAGCTACCGGCAAGAAAGCGGCTGCGAAGAAGGCTGCACCTAAAAAGGCTGCTGCCAAACGTGCCACCGCAAAGAAAGCAACCACTAAAAAAGCTACGGCAAAAAGATCCACCCGCAAAAAATAA
- a CDS encoding alpha/beta fold hydrolase, producing the protein MPRQILNKTIKVDGIDIFYREAGDRKNPALLLLHGFPTSSVMFKNLMTALGDRFYLVAPDYPGFGFSEFPDREFFEYTFRNVAAYMDKFTDAINLKSFTIYLHDYGAHIGQRMCVNHPEKIKGIIVQNGNAYDEGIGPEWDEYKAYWKNPTAEKKKKLSAFISEEGVKGQYTWGLPEELLPAVSPELWMLDWDIIKRPGNAEMQFELNCDFEDNFKMFPVYQEYFRTHQPPAIVIWGKYDVFFSINEPPCYKRDLPDAEIHIIDGGHWALETNFDEVLTLMDNFLNNKIPGER; encoded by the coding sequence ATGCCAAGGCAGATTTTAAATAAAACAATTAAAGTTGACGGCATTGATATTTTCTATCGGGAAGCCGGTGACAGAAAGAACCCAGCATTATTACTGTTGCACGGGTTCCCCACTTCATCCGTCATGTTTAAGAACCTGATGACCGCCCTGGGTGACAGATTTTACCTCGTTGCCCCTGACTATCCAGGATTCGGGTTTAGTGAATTCCCCGATAGAGAATTCTTTGAATATACTTTCAGGAATGTAGCAGCGTACATGGATAAATTTACGGACGCAATAAACCTGAAGTCCTTTACCATCTATCTCCACGACTATGGTGCCCACATCGGTCAGCGAATGTGCGTCAACCATCCTGAAAAGATAAAAGGGATCATTGTGCAGAACGGCAATGCATATGATGAAGGCATTGGCCCGGAATGGGATGAATATAAAGCATATTGGAAAAATCCCACTGCTGAAAAGAAGAAAAAACTTTCTGCGTTTATCAGTGAAGAAGGGGTAAAAGGCCAATACACCTGGGGCCTGCCTGAAGAATTATTACCTGCCGTCAGCCCTGAATTATGGATGCTGGACTGGGACATAATAAAGCGGCCGGGGAATGCTGAAATGCAGTTTGAGTTGAATTGTGATTTTGAGGATAATTTCAAAATGTTCCCGGTCTACCAGGAATATTTCCGTACACACCAACCTCCAGCCATAGTGATATGGGGAAAATATGATGTTTTCTTTAGCATAAATGAACCTCCCTGTTACAAGAGAGACCTGCCCGATGCAGAAATCCATATTATCGATGGTGGGCACTGGGCACTGGAAACAAATTTCGATGAGGTATTAACACTCATGGATAATTTCCTTAACAATAAAATACCTGGTGAACGGTAA
- a CDS encoding FadR/GntR family transcriptional regulator: MSLTEIKDSLKSIDTSTLVDKVEANLVELLQIKKLKVGDSIPTEMELAETLGVSRTVVREAILRLRMMGLIDSKKKKGAVITSPDIFGIVGKSMNPHILDQATLREIFEIRLVLEIGMADLIFHRIKKADIKELKRIVSKEPPATDHHLFNIDHEIAFHGKLYEIAGNTALKKFQKMLLPVFDYVHKSGLLKKQPKLKTFVSHKGLVDILEKGTPEDFRNGMRKHLENHFARLFE; this comes from the coding sequence ATGAGCCTGACAGAGATTAAAGACAGTTTGAAATCGATAGATACCAGCACGCTGGTAGATAAAGTGGAAGCGAACCTTGTAGAGCTGCTACAGATAAAGAAATTGAAGGTGGGGGATTCCATTCCAACAGAAATGGAGCTGGCTGAAACATTGGGTGTAAGCAGAACAGTGGTGCGGGAAGCTATACTCCGGTTGCGAATGATGGGATTGATCGATTCCAAAAAGAAAAAGGGTGCCGTGATCACCAGTCCGGATATTTTTGGCATCGTAGGTAAAAGCATGAATCCTCATATCCTGGACCAGGCTACGTTACGGGAGATCTTTGAGATCCGCCTGGTATTGGAAATAGGCATGGCGGACCTGATCTTCCACCGTATAAAAAAAGCGGATATAAAGGAGTTGAAACGTATTGTGAGCAAGGAGCCGCCTGCTACTGACCATCATCTTTTCAACATAGATCATGAAATTGCTTTTCATGGTAAGTTGTATGAGATAGCAGGTAATACGGCTTTAAAGAAATTCCAGAAAATGTTGTTGCCGGTATTTGATTATGTGCATAAAAGCGGGTTGTTAAAGAAACAGCCTAAGCTAAAAACATTTGTATCGCATAAAGGGCTGGTGGATATCCTGGAGAAAGGTACACCGGAAGATTTCCGGAATGGCATGCGCAAACACCTGGAAAATCATTTCGCACGATTATTTGAATAA